The following are encoded together in the Cicer arietinum cultivar CDC Frontier isolate Library 1 chromosome 2, Cicar.CDCFrontier_v2.0, whole genome shotgun sequence genome:
- the LOC101513479 gene encoding wax ester synthase/diacylglycerol acyltransferase 4-like, whose translation MEGFEEELEEPVSPTAQYLNSSSLCVYILSVIAFEVPIDDIPALSLLQEKFIPMNTRFSSIMIEDKNGEKKWKKVEVKLEEHVKTPIFPSSKSSLYDEHFDEYMSKLAMERLPEDRPLWEVHLIKYPTKNAAGSAILKLHHALGDGYSLMGALLSCFVRVDNPSLPFTLPSTQTPKSIFNTKDVFKNYIFSIFSNVFNTISDFGWSVLKSSLVKDDFTPIKSNANDTKFLQITVSSISITMDHIKEIKSRLGVSINDVLVGIIFLGIRLYMQEMNKDSSKYKSTALVLMNTRSIKGYKSIKEMVDKNNKNGPWGNQFAFLHTPIPELNDTNIENPLDFILEAHEEINRKKNSLGAPLTGLLLNVMKKLRGPEASARYIYNTIGNSSLTISNLVGPMEQMTVANYRVKSIYHIVTGVPNSIAVSIVSYMGMLRITFALEKDFFDKEKFMSCMEKSLQLIEYSSKRDISIKSKHFSMPTMTTRI comes from the exons ATGGAAGGGTTTGAGGAAGAATTGGAAGAGCCAGTGAGTCCTACAGCACAATATTTGAATAGCTCTTCATTGTGTGTATACATTCTTAGTGTCATAGCTTTTGAAGTTCCAATAGATGACATACCAGCACTGTCACTTCTTCAAGAAAAATTCATTCCCATGAACACACGTTTCTCCTCCATCATG ATTGAAGACAAAAACGGAGAGAAAAAATGGAAGAAAGTTGAAGTAAAATTAGAAGAACATGTTAAAACTCCTATATTTCCAAGTAGCAAATCATCACTCTATGATGAACATTTTGATGAGTATATGTCAAAACTAGCAATGGAACGTTTACCAGAAGATAGACCACTTTGGGAAGTTCACCTTATTAAGTACCCTACAAAAAATGCAGCTGGTAGTGCAATACTCAAACTTCATCATGCACTTGGAGATGGTTACTCTCTCATGGGTGCTCTTCTTTCATGTTTTGTAAGAGTTGACAATCCCTCTCTTCCATTCACACTCCCTTCAACTCAAACACCTAAATCAATTTTCAACACTAAAGACGTTTTTAAGAattatattttctctattttctcCAATGTATTTAACACTATATCGGATTTTGGATGGAGTGTTTTAAAAAGTAGTTTGGTTAAAGATGATTTTACACCAATAAAGTCAAATGCAAATGATACTAAGTTTCTACAAATTACCGTATCAAGTATCTCGATCACTATGGATCacatcaaagaaataaaatcaagACTTGGAGTG AGCATAAATGATGTGCTTGTTGGCATAATTTTCCTTGGAATTCGGTTATATATGCAAGAAATGAATAAAGATTCAAGCAAATATAAGTCGACAGCATTGGTGTTGATGAATACAAGAAGTATCAAAGGTTATAAGTCAATTAAGGAGATGGTTGACAAGAACAATAAGAATGGTCCTTGGGGAAATCAATTTGCATTTTTGCATACTCCAATTCCAGAGCTAAATGATACAAACATTGAAAATCCACTTGACTTTATATTGGAAGCTCATGAAGAGATTAATAGGAAGAAAAATTCTTTGGGTGCACCTCTAACTGGCTTGCTTTTAAATGTTATGAAGAAATTGAGAGGCCCTGAG GCTTCAGCTAGATATATATACAACACTATAGGAAATTCAAGCCTAACAATTTCCAATTTAGTTGGACCAATGGAGCAAATGACTGTGGCAAACTATCGAGTTAAGAGTATATACCATATTGTTACAGGTGTACCAAAT AGTATAGCTGTATCAATCGTAAGCTATATGGGAATGTTAAGAATTACATTTGCATTGGAGAAAGACTTTTTCGACAAAGAAAAATTCATGTCGTGCATGGAGAAATCTCTTCAATTGATTGAATACAGCAGCAAAAGAGATATCtcaataaaatcaaaacatttttctATGCCGACAATGACAACAAgaatttaa